GAGACGGTCGAGGAAATCACGGCCGCGGTGGCGCAGTGAGCGTCATCGAACGGCGACAACCTGCCTAGCATGAGATCCGACGACGTTGTCAACTCGGTGCGGTCGTGGATGGACGAGGAGACGTACGAGCGGATTCGAGCACGGGTTTCTCCGCTGTACCGGACCGCGAAATACGACGTGGTCCAACCGGTGCAGAACCGGCTCCGATTCAGACGGCGACTGCGCGAGACTCCGGAACATCGGATAGACGACCGTGACGTGCTGATCGTCGCCGTAGACTGCCTCCGTAACGACCACCTCTCACGTGCAGGGTACGACCGCGAGACGACACCGTTTCTCGACGGCTTGCCGGGATACTCCCCCAACTGCGTCTCGGCGGCACCGTGGACGTATTCGTCCGTTCCGTCGATATTGACGGGACAGTACCCACACAACCACGGCGCAGCGTACGATCAAGAACTGCGAAACCAGAGCGTCAACAACCCGCCGGCGACGATACGCGACGACGTGTACGCGCTGCCGGAACTGCTCGCGAAGGCGGGATACGACACGTACTTCGCCAGCGCTATCGTCACCGCCGAACTACCCCTCCGCGGGCGATTCGAGCGGTCGTCAGTCGAGCACGACGCACCCGCGGACGAACTCGTCGACGGCTTCCTCGACTGGTGGGATTCGACCGACGAGAGCCGATTCGGCTACCTCCAGCTCGGTGATTTGCACTCGCCGCTGCACCGGCCGGCGAACGCGCCCTTCGGCGAGGTCGAGGACGTGCCGGACGTCGAACGATGGGACTTCACCACGCGGACCGACCCGCAAGAGGAGTTCGAGACGTACCGACGAGAACGAATCCGTCTGTACGACACCGTGCTTCGATTCGTAGACGAGGAACTCCGACGGTTGTTCGACGCTCTCGCGGCGCGGAGCGACCTCGACGACACACTGATCGTCGTCACGAGCGACCACGGCGAGGAGTTCTGGGAGCGAGTCGAACTCGAGCGACGCCACTTCCACGACCCGCGCGGCGTCTACGGCACCGGTCACGGCCACGCGCTCGTCCCCGAGGTACTGTTCGTTCCGCTGATTCTCGCAGGAGGATGGGAGCACGCGACCGACGAACTCGTCTCGACGACCGACATCGTCCCCACGGTGCTCTCGGAACTCGGCCTCGACGACGACTCGCTCTCGACGTGCGACGGCGTCCCCATCGACCGACTTCCGGCCGAGAGAGCGGTCCTCTCGGAGGAGATCGCGTACGGATACGACCAACAGGCAGTCGTCCGTGACTCTCACCTCCTCATCGACTCGCCGCACGAATCAGAGTCGGTCGTACTGAACACCGACGAAGACCGCCTCGTCGAAGACCCCGAAATCGAGGCCGAACTCCGCTCGTTCCTCACCGACGACAAACACGTCGGTGACCCCTCGACACTGGATTCCCGAACGCAGGACCAACTGGCCGACCTCGGCTACCTCTGACGGTCCGGCGACGGACGAACAGCGGTTCCCGCGTCGCACGGTCTGCCCTCACTGCCCCGCCACGGTGGAGACCGGCGCTCGGCAGGGACTCTGAGGCCGGGTGTCGGCGCCGACCGTAACGGACGCACAGTGAGTGACGAGAGGAACCCGACTGTCGTCATCGGCACCCGCGAAGTTTGACTCGGAGTTCGACGCGTCTGGCGGTGATTGACCGCCGTGATGCCGCTAGAGACGGCATTCGCCCGGCTGTCGTCATACGATCACGAATACTGACTAGTTTCAGAGTAGGGACATGATAACTCGATAAGAGTATTAGTAAGAAACCATTGAACGATTGATTCGTCACCCCCCGGACAGCGTACCTGGTCTACACGACATCACCTAGTCCGTTTGGCATATCTAGAACTGCGTCCGGTGATTTCACCACGCTTAAAACTCCTAAGACCGCGCTTGGGTACTCTCTCAGCCACATTTCGCAGCCCTCGTGGGCGACGAGACAGGCGGGCCGGGAGACAGAACTAATCCACGAGATAAATCGACACTTGCGGTCTAGTTAGGAC
This portion of the Halogeometricum rufum genome encodes:
- a CDS encoding sulfatase-like hydrolase/transferase, whose product is MRSDDVVNSVRSWMDEETYERIRARVSPLYRTAKYDVVQPVQNRLRFRRRLRETPEHRIDDRDVLIVAVDCLRNDHLSRAGYDRETTPFLDGLPGYSPNCVSAAPWTYSSVPSILTGQYPHNHGAAYDQELRNQSVNNPPATIRDDVYALPELLAKAGYDTYFASAIVTAELPLRGRFERSSVEHDAPADELVDGFLDWWDSTDESRFGYLQLGDLHSPLHRPANAPFGEVEDVPDVERWDFTTRTDPQEEFETYRRERIRLYDTVLRFVDEELRRLFDALAARSDLDDTLIVVTSDHGEEFWERVELERRHFHDPRGVYGTGHGHALVPEVLFVPLILAGGWEHATDELVSTTDIVPTVLSELGLDDDSLSTCDGVPIDRLPAERAVLSEEIAYGYDQQAVVRDSHLLIDSPHESESVVLNTDEDRLVEDPEIEAELRSFLTDDKHVGDPSTLDSRTQDQLADLGYL